TACGGAGGCTCCTCCGTAGCCGATGCCGAGGGCATCAAGCGCGTCGCCAAGCGGATCGTGGAAGCGAAGAAGAACGGCCATCAGGTGGTCGTCGTCGTTTCCGCGATGGGCGACACGACGGACGAGCTGATCGATCTCGCCGGGCAGGTATCACCGATGCCGGCCGGGCGTGAGTTCGACATGCTGCTGACCGCCGGAGAGCGGATCTCCATGGCACTGCTGGCCATGGCGATCAAAAACCTGGGCCACGAGGCCCAGTCCTTCACCGGCAGCCAGGCCGGCGTCATCACCGACTCGGTCCACAACAAAGCCCGGATCATCGACGTCACGCCGGGCCGGATCAGGACGGCGCTCGACGAGGGCAACATCGCCATCGTCGCCGGCTTCCAGGGCGTCAGCCAGGACAAGAAGGACATCACCACGCTGGGCCGCGGTGGTTCGGACACCACGGCGGTGGCGCTGGCCGCCGCCCTCGACGCCGAGGTGTGCGAGATCTACACCGACGTCGACGGTGTGTTCACCGCCGACCCGCGTGTGGTGAAGAAGGCCCGGAAGATCGACTGGATCTCGTTCGAGGACATGCTCGAACTGGCCAGTTCCGGGTCGAAGGTGCTGCTCCACCGCTGTGTGGAGTACGCCCGCCGGTACAACATCCCGATCCACGTCCGCTCCTCCTTCAGCGGGCTGCAGGGCACGTGGGTCAGCAGCGAGCCACCCGTTCGAAAGACACAGCAGCAAGGGGACCAGAAGGTGGAGCAGGCCATCATCTCCGGTGTCGCGCACGACACCTCCGAGGCCAAGATCACGGTCGTCGGCGTGCCCGACAAGCCGGGCGAGGCCGCCTCTATCTTCCGCACGATCGCCGATGCCGAGATCAACCTCGACATGGTCGTGCAGAACGTGTCCGCCGCCTCCACCGGGCTGACGGACATCTCCTTCACGCTGCCGAAGACCGAGGGCCGCAAGGCCATCGACGCGCTGGAGCGGAACAAGCACGGCATCGGTTTCGACTCGCTGCGTTACGACGACCAGATCGGCAAGATCTCGCTGGTCGGCGCGGGCATGAAGACCAACCCGGGTGTCACGGCCTCGTTCTTCGAGGCGCTGAGCGACGCGGGCGTGAACATCGAGCTGATCTCGACCTCCGAGATCCGCATCTCGGTCGTCACCCGTGCCGACGACGTGACCGAGGCCGTCCGTGCCGTGCACACCGCCTTCGGGCTGGACTCCGACAGCGACGAGGCCGTCGTCTACGGAGGCACCGGCCGCTGATGGCCGACACGGAGCGGACCGGTAGGTCTGTACGGCCGACGCTCGCGGTCGTGGGTGCGACCGGAGCCGTCGGCACGGTCATGCTCCAGATCCTGTCCCAGCACGCGGACATCTGGGGCGAGATCCGTCTGATCGCCTCACCGCGCTCGGCCGGCCGCAAGCTGGCCGTGCGCGGCGAGGAGGTCGAGGTGGTGGCCCTGGCGGAGGAGGCCTTCGACGGGGTCGCCGTCGCCATGTTCGACGTACCGGACGAGATCGCCGAGCGGTGGGCGCCGATCGCCGCCGCCAAGGGCGCGGTGGTCGTGGACAACTCGGGCGCCTTCCGGATGGACCCGGACGTGCCCCTGGTCGTCCCCGAGGTCAATCCGCACGCGGCGCGGCTGCGTCCGCGCGGGATCATCGCCAACCCGAACTGCACCACCCTCTCCATGATCGTGGCGCTCGGCGCGCTGCACGCCGAGTTCGGGCTGCGTGAGCTGGTCGTCTCCTCGTACCAGGCGGTGAGCGGGGCCGGGCGGGCCGGGGTGGAGACGCTGCGGCAGCAGATGTCCCTCGTCGCCGGTACGGAGCTGGGGACCAGCCCCGGTGACGTACGGCGGGCCGTCGGGGACAACACCGGGCCGTTCCCGGAGCCGGTCGCGCTGAACGTCGTACCGTGGGCCGGATCCCTCCGGGAGGACGGCTGGTCGTCGGAGGAGATGAAGGTGCGGGACGAGTCCCGCAAGATCCTCGGCCTGCCCAGGCTGCCGGTCGCGGTGACCTGCGTACGGGTGCCGGTGATCACCACGCACTCGCTCACCGTCCACGCCCGCTTCGAGGGCGAGGTCACCGTCGGCAAGGCGCGTGAGATCCTCGCCACAGCGCCCGGCGTCGTCCTCTTCGACGATCCGGAGGCCGGGGAGTTCCCCACGCCCGCCGATGTCGTGGGCACCGACCCGACCTGGGTCGGTCGGGTGCGGCGGGCCCTCGATGATCCAACCGCCCTTGAGCTCTTCGTATGCGGTGACAACCTGCGCAAGGGGGCCGCGCTCAACACCGCCCAGATCGCGGAACTGGTGGCGGCGGAGTTCGAGTGACGCCGGGGCGGTTTCTGACGCTGAGTGGGGTGTGACACGTGGTGCGGCCAGGGGTTACCACCGGAAAACCCCTGATTGTAAGCGCATACTTTTGTAGGATCTGTGTAAGAGATGTGATCCAGGTGTTGGTTTGGACCACCTGGACCACCTGGACCACCTGGACCACTTGAACCGAGCCGCTCGGCATCCGAAGATTTGGCTCCCCGCCCTCCGCAACCGCGCGGAGGGCGGGGAGCGTCTTTGCGGACGCCCTTCAGGGGGCGCGGGGACTGCTTTACGGGGCGTGGGGACGCCCCGATCATTCAGGACACAGGGGAAGAGCGGGTAGGGCATGAGGGCGTTCGACGCACTGTCAGTTGTGCCGCCTGACACAAGACGGTCGGTCGCGTACAACCCTGAGGAGGGGAAGCGTGTCCAACTGGCGTGGCTGAGGTACTCGACTTTCCCGCGGCGACGCGCGGCACGGCCCTACGGCCGCCCCGCCCGTCCCTACGACCCCGCATGCCCGGTACGCCCGGTGGCATGCCGGTGATCGCGCCCATGCCCGCAGCGCGGCCCGCCCGCATTCCGAATCAGCGCGACGGTGCCGACGACACGGTGGCTGCCGGAACCACCGTCGACCACCTCACCGAGACCTACCGCGCCCACTACCGCTCCCTGCTGGGGCTCGCGGCGCTCCTCCTCGACGACACGGCCTCCTGCGAGGATGTCGTCCAGGAGGCGTTCATCCGCGTCCACTCCGCGCGCAAGCGCGTCCGTGACCCGGAGAAGACGCTCGCGTATCTGCGTCAGACGGTCGTCAATCTCTCCCGCTCGGCCCTGCGCCGCCGGATCCTCGGCCTGAAGCTGCTGTCCAAGCCGATGCCCGACATGGCGAGCGCCGAGGAGGGGGCCTACGACCAGCTGGAGCGCGACTCCCTGATCAAGGCGATGAAGGGCCTGCAGCGCCGCCAGCGCGAGGTCCTGGTCCTGCGCTACTTCGCGGACATGACGGAGGCGCAGGTCGCCGAGGCGCTCGGGATATCGCTGGGCTCCGTCAAGGCCTACGGCTCGCGCGGCATCGCGGCCCTGCGGGTCGCCATGGAGGAGCCTGCATGAGTGGTGAACAGGACGGGCGGGGCGCGCGGCGTCATCTGCACGTCCCCCATGAGCCCTATGAATGGCGTGAGCCGACAGAGTCGTCGGACGAGCAAGCGCCGAAGCAATCGCACGCTGGGAACGGAACTGTGAACCACGGCCCCGACGACCAGAGCTCCACGGGGCTCGACTCGGACGAGCTGGCACTGCGTAGGCTGCTGCACCAGGCGGTCCAGGAGATCGAGCCGCGCGACGGCACGCTGGACCACCTGCGCAAGGCGGTACCCGCCCGACGGACGCGCAAGCGGCAGGCCGTCGTCGGCATGGCGGCCGCGGCCCTCTTCATCGGCACCGCCGTCCCGGCCCTCGTGCACGTCTCCAACTCCACCGGCGCCGACGCCAACCCGTCCGTGGCCGGGCACTACTCGCAGGCACAGGGCGGCGCCGGGGAGGGCAAGGCCCCGGACGGCGGCGAAAGCACCTCGGGCACCTCCTCCGGCAAGACCGAGGACAAGGGCAAGGGCGAGCAGAAGGAAGAGAACAAGGGCAAGGGCCCCGAGAGCGACACGGCAGCGAGCAGCGGCGCGAACCCTTCCGCGACCAGCGTCACGGGCGTCCCGCTGTGTACGGCCACCGATCTGGGCCCGGGCGAGTCGACCACCGACGTCCCCGACACCGCCGGCACGGTCTACGGCACCTTCCGCTACACCAACACCTCCTCCGCCGACTGCACGGTCAGCGGTCCGGGCACGATCACGCCGACCCCGGCGGGCGCGGCGGACGCCACCAAGATCAGCACCGTCCGGCACACGTCCGGGGACGCCGCGGCGGGGCTGCCCGACCCGGCCCTCGAAGTCACCTCGCTGCTGCTGAAGCCGGGCTCCTCTTACGAGGTGAAGTTCGCCTGGGTGCCCTCGGAGACCTGCCCCACACCCGGCACCGGCACCCCCGGCGGCGACACGGGCAACCCGACGCCCGACCCGACGCCCTCGGAGAACCCCGACACGGGCACCGACACCTCCACCGGCGGCGACACCGGCACGTCCACCCAGCTGATGACGGAGGACGGCACGGCCGACGGCAGCGTCACCATCACGAACACGGCGGAGTCCGGGGGACCGGCGACTTCGGCGACGGTGTCGAACGCGTGCGCGGGGGTTGTTTACTGGACGGGTGTGCTGGCGGCTTCCTGACGGTGCCGTGTGCTGGTGCCGGCCTCGCTGGGGGCTTGCGGCCCCCAGGGGGTGTTGTCGCCCGTCGGCGTCAGACGGTGACCCGCTTCTCGTTCTCCTCAGGGTTGTCCTCGGAGTTCTCCTCGGGTACCAACCCGAGCTCCGCATCCCGCAGAAACTCCACCTCGCGCCGCAGCAGCCGGAACCACATGAACACCACGAACCCGGCGAACACGAACCACTCCCCGGTGTACCCGAGGTTCTGGAACGCCTTCAGATCCAGCCCGGTGTCCGGGGGCGCGGCCGCCGGCACGGCCCGCATCCCCTGATTCGCGCGATCGAGGGTGACCCAGGCGTCGTACACGTCGTACGGCACGAGGTTCACCAGCGAGGCCGCACTGATCGCCGCCGTCTGCCCCGCCGGCAGGCCGCCCCGCGCACTGACCCCGTTGTCCCCGGGCGTCTCGGACGCCTGCAGCGCACCGGTGACGGTGACCTCGCCGCGCGGCGCGGCCGGCACCTTCGCCGGGTCGGGATCGCCGGGCAGCCAGCCCCGCACGACGGGCAGGGCCTTGCCCGTGTCGGTGCGCAGCAGGGTCAGCACGTAATAGCCGTTCCTGCCGTCCAGTTCCCGGTCCGGAACGAGCAGCTGCCGGTCGTAGCGCCCGGAGGCGGTGGCCTGCCTGCCCGAGGTGGCCTTGTCCACGGGGAGCAGCTCGGCCAGCGGACGGGCGGCCTCCCGCTCATTGGCCTCGGCCTGGGCATCCGCGTTGCGCTGGCCCTCCACCCGGTCCTCGAACCGGCTCAGCTGCCACGACCCCATGAAGATGCAGAACGGGATGGCGAGCAGCACGAAGACGTTGATCCCCCACCAACGGGGCGTCAGCAGAAACCGGTACACGCCCTCAACGGTACGGGGCTCCTGCGGAGGGCCAGGCCGCGGGGTCAGCACACCGACCGAGTGATCGCTTCCTGCCCAAGTAGCCGTGAGGCCGCCCGTGGCTCAGCGTACGGCCGGTTCGCAGCGCTTTCTTGAGCGGGCGATCCAGATTCGTTACGGTGTCGCCATGGCAAGGACCAGGGAGTTCGACACCGAGGCGGCGGTGAGCCGTGCCATGGAGCTGTTCTGGACGCGTGGCTACGAGGCGACCTCGGTGCGCGACCTGACCCAGCACCTGGGGATCGGGCAGGGGTCCTTGTACGCGGCATTCGGCGACAAGGACGGCCTGTACCGTGCCGCGCTGGAGCGCTACCGCACCACCCTCGCGGCGGCTGCCCTGCGCAGCCTGGAGGAGGGTGCTGACGCCCGCTCGGCGATCCGCACGCTGCTGGTCGAGCGGATCCGCATCGCTGTCGAGCAGGACGGCCGGGGCTGCCTGGTGGTCAATGCCGCCTGCGAGCGCCTGCCGGAGGACTCGTCGGTCCGGCGCATCGTGCGGGACATGCAGGATGCCATCCGGGACGCCCTCACCGAGGTGCTACGGGTGGCGGGGGAGCGGGGTGAGAT
The nucleotide sequence above comes from Streptomyces sp. NL15-2K. Encoded proteins:
- a CDS encoding aspartate kinase, translated to MGLVVQKYGGSSVADAEGIKRVAKRIVEAKKNGHQVVVVVSAMGDTTDELIDLAGQVSPMPAGREFDMLLTAGERISMALLAMAIKNLGHEAQSFTGSQAGVITDSVHNKARIIDVTPGRIRTALDEGNIAIVAGFQGVSQDKKDITTLGRGGSDTTAVALAAALDAEVCEIYTDVDGVFTADPRVVKKARKIDWISFEDMLELASSGSKVLLHRCVEYARRYNIPIHVRSSFSGLQGTWVSSEPPVRKTQQQGDQKVEQAIISGVAHDTSEAKITVVGVPDKPGEAASIFRTIADAEINLDMVVQNVSAASTGLTDISFTLPKTEGRKAIDALERNKHGIGFDSLRYDDQIGKISLVGAGMKTNPGVTASFFEALSDAGVNIELISTSEIRISVVTRADDVTEAVRAVHTAFGLDSDSDEAVVYGGTGR
- a CDS encoding aspartate-semialdehyde dehydrogenase, which codes for MADTERTGRSVRPTLAVVGATGAVGTVMLQILSQHADIWGEIRLIASPRSAGRKLAVRGEEVEVVALAEEAFDGVAVAMFDVPDEIAERWAPIAAAKGAVVVDNSGAFRMDPDVPLVVPEVNPHAARLRPRGIIANPNCTTLSMIVALGALHAEFGLRELVVSSYQAVSGAGRAGVETLRQQMSLVAGTELGTSPGDVRRAVGDNTGPFPEPVALNVVPWAGSLREDGWSSEEMKVRDESRKILGLPRLPVAVTCVRVPVITTHSLTVHARFEGEVTVGKAREILATAPGVVLFDDPEAGEFPTPADVVGTDPTWVGRVRRALDDPTALELFVCGDNLRKGAALNTAQIAELVAAEFE
- a CDS encoding SigE family RNA polymerase sigma factor; the protein is MPGTPGGMPVIAPMPAARPARIPNQRDGADDTVAAGTTVDHLTETYRAHYRSLLGLAALLLDDTASCEDVVQEAFIRVHSARKRVRDPEKTLAYLRQTVVNLSRSALRRRILGLKLLSKPMPDMASAEEGAYDQLERDSLIKAMKGLQRRQREVLVLRYFADMTEAQVAEALGISLGSVKAYGSRGIAALRVAMEEPA
- a CDS encoding SURF1 family protein, whose protein sequence is MYRFLLTPRWWGINVFVLLAIPFCIFMGSWQLSRFEDRVEGQRNADAQAEANEREAARPLAELLPVDKATSGRQATASGRYDRQLLVPDRELDGRNGYYVLTLLRTDTGKALPVVRGWLPGDPDPAKVPAAPRGEVTVTGALQASETPGDNGVSARGGLPAGQTAAISAASLVNLVPYDVYDAWVTLDRANQGMRAVPAAAPPDTGLDLKAFQNLGYTGEWFVFAGFVVFMWFRLLRREVEFLRDAELGLVPEENSEDNPEENEKRVTV
- a CDS encoding TetR/AcrR family transcriptional regulator; this encodes MARTREFDTEAAVSRAMELFWTRGYEATSVRDLTQHLGIGQGSLYAAFGDKDGLYRAALERYRTTLAAAALRSLEEGADARSAIRTLLVERIRIAVEQDGRGCLVVNAACERLPEDSSVRRIVRDMQDAIRDALTEVLRVAGERGEIAARHDPYTLAGFLVTFLNGLLVSSKITPDLDALEPLVEVALAALG